The sequence GGtattaagattttgttttttggtctgtttttccttAACTAttaaacaatcatgacaataggtgaactatatttgatgtatggaaaaattgttagctgtacatgtctatCTGGCATTGTTCATCTGActttaacctcattttcatggttcattggtcaatttttaGTTATCTTGGGTAATGTTAAGATTATGTGAGTTGTaatttaaagctttatatttaggactatcaacataatacatgtatcaatgattagtaaagaaggtgagacactcttgttaattttgatataatttgtcttaTAATTCATGTAATTAGTGCACttcactgtaaaaatctttttgagaaaaatgggTGGGATTGGttaatttgcatttatttttcaacagaaaagtacaacaaaataatttttcctGGGCCTAAGATATTTCACACatattggtaaaaaataaaatgattgtaGTTATAAATGTACAACTTCAAAATGCATTAGGATGGTTATATCCCTTTTATTCTCATGATAAACAGATATCCTGGAGATTGAAGAATAATTTTGTCATCTTGCTGGATGCATACTAAAactgtgtatatatatgttacgtCGGAgtctttattttacttttccctTGCAGACAAAGCAAAGTTTGGGAGAGGAAGAAGATGGGTGGAGGCAAAAGAGAAAGTTGGATCAGATGATACCCTTTCTGATATCCCTACAGAATGGACCTGTAATATATGAAGTATTTAAGAAAAGAAGATGGCAATCATAAAAATCATGAATGactttttttatctaaattatgTTCCATTGCTATAGATATTCTAAGATAAAACATTGTAAACACATACATTTCATACTAGTAGGTTActctatttctatattttatatacttttcaATTAAAGGGCTGTGCCAGTATTAATTGAGAGAGAgggttgaaaaaaaagaactgtCATCTTtgctgctttaaaaaaaaatggctttatTGAAATGAAACCAAATGGGAAACTCCCATTACTGAGTGGGTTTTTaatggcatatatatatatatatacattaaccGTGccaggaaatttagaaatgcTCCATCTAAACTTgtcgctcctttaaataaacttcttccaaaaggttacctattcaacactgtaataagattattgaattttttttttattggtataaatattgattttgttatcagtaaattaaaagctaacaaaataatattactagtatgttatatacatatacatattcatggatctacaatctgtcgatagctgttacttggcattgcacaaggtcatgtttttctcaggctgtttatgatgtctttacactaaatccattgtatgttggatgtgtacggattgataggttagtcttagatgcatgatttttatacgaccgcaaattttgaaaaatttttcgtcgtatattgctatcacgttggcgtcgtcgtcgtcgtcgtcgtcgtccgaatacttttagttttcgcactctaactttagtaaaagtgaatataaatctataaaattttatcacaaggtttatgaccacaaaaggaaggttggtattgattttgggagttttggtcccaacattttaggatttaggggccaaaaagggcccaaataagcattttcttggttttcgcactataactttagtttaagttaatagaaatctatgaaattttgacacaaggtttatgaccacaaaagaaaggttggtattgattttgggagttttggtttcaacagtgtaggaattaagggccaaaaaagggcccaaataagcattattcttggttttcgcacaataactttagtttaagtaaatagaaaataatgtaatttaaacacaatgtttatgaccacaaaaggaaggttggtattgattttgggagtttaggtcccaacagtttaggaattaggggccaaaaagggacccaaataaacattttcttggttttcgcaccataactttagtataagtaaatagaaatctatgaaatttaaacacaaggtttatgaccataaaaggaaggttggtaatgattttgggagttttggtcccaacagtttaggaataaggggcccaaaaggtccaaaattaaactttgtttgatttcatcaaaattgaataattggggttctttgatatgccgaatctaactgtgtatgtagatttttaacttttggtcccattttcaaattggtctacattaaggtccaaagggtccaaaattaaacttcgtttgattttgacaaaaaatgaatcggttgggtactttgatatgctgaatctaaaaatgtacttagattcttgattatcagcccagttttcaagttggtccaaatcatggtccaaaattaaactttgtttgatttcatcaaaaattgaataaatggggttctttgatatgccaaatctaactgtgtatgtagattcctcatttttatacgaccgcaaattttgaaaaaaatttcgtcgtatattgctatcacgttggtgTCGTCATctgcgtcgtcgttgtcgtcgtcgtccgaatacttttagttttggcactctaactttagtaaaagtgaatagaaatctatgaaattttaacacaaggtttatgaccataaaaggaaggttggtattgattttgggagttttggtcccaacattttaggaattaggggccaaaaagggcccaattaagcattttcttggttttcgcactataactttagtttaagtttatagaaatctatgaaattttgacacaaggtttatgaccacaaaagaaaggttggtattgattttgggagttttggtttcaacagtttaggaattaggggccaaaaaagggcacaaataagcattattcttggtttttggacaataactttagtttaagtaaatagaaatcaatgaaatttaaacacaatgtttatgaccacaaaagaaaggttgggattgattttgggagttatggtttcaacagtttaggaattaggggccaaaaaagggcacaaataagcattattcttggtttttgtcgagccttcgactttagtcgaaaaagcgagactaagcgatcctacattccgtcgtcggcggcggcggcggcgtccacaaatattcactctgtgcttaaagtttttgaaattttaataactttcttaaactatacatgatttctaccaaacttggacagaagcttgtttatgatcataagatagtatccagacgtaaattttgtaaaaaaataaatccattttttccatattttacttttgaatggacttagtttttctgcggggaaacattacattcactctgtggttaaagtttataaaattttaaaactttcttaaactatacatgatttctaccaaacttggacagaagcttgtttatgatcataagatagtatccagacgtaaattttgtaaaaaaataaatccattttttccatattttacttttgaatggacttagtttttctgcggggaaacattacattcactctgtggttaaagtttttaaaattttaataactttcttaaactatcctgggttttttaccaaacttggacagaagcttgttcaTGATCATAATATAGTATccagaagaaaattttgtaaaaataaaattctattttttccatattttacttttaaatggacatAGTTTTTCTACTGGGAAACATTtaattcactctgtggttaaagtttttaaaattttaataactttcttaagctatcctgggtttgtatcaaacttggacagaagcttaataatgatcataaaatagtatccagaagtcaattttgtaaaaaaataaatccatgttttccgtattttacttttaaatgaacttacattttcttccagttaaccaTACATACATACACAGTCTGCagttgtttttaaacatttattagattcataaactatcctggattttaaccaattttttacagaagcttcttacaatcagaAGATTGTATCAAAAGGAATAAATCTATTGagttttttcctcatttttgttgagcctgcgatttacagcaaaagtacccttacaaatttttgcacaataactttagtttaagtaaatagaaatcaaagaaatttaaacacaatgtttatgaccacaaaagaaaggtttgtattgattttggaagttttggtcccaacagttaagaaaaaggggcccaaagggtccaaaattaaactttgtttgatttcatcaaaattgaataattggggttctttgatatgccgaatctaactgtgtatgtagatttttaacttttggtcatgttttcaaattggtctacattaaggtccaaagggtccaaaatttaacttattttgattttgacaaaaaatgaatcggttgggttctttgatatgttgaatctaaaaatgtacttagattcttgattattggcccagttttcaagttggtccaaatctaggtccaaaattaaacttcttttgatttcatcaaaaattgaataaatggggttctttgatatgccaaatctaactgtgtatgtagattcttcatttttggtcccgttttcaaattggcctgcattaaggtccaaagggtccaaaattaaactaagtttgatattaacaaaaattaaattcttgggcctctttgatatgctgaatccaaacatgtacttagatttttgattatgggcccagttttcaagttggtccaaatcaggatctaaaattattatattaagtattgtgcaatagcaagtctttttaattgcacagtattgtgcaatggcaagaaatatataatttcacaatattgtgaaatagcaaatttttttttaattagagttatctttctttgtccagaatagtaagcaagaaatatcttattgcaagattttttttttaattggagttatctttctttgtccagaatcaacttaaatctttgttatacacaatatacaatgtatattcactttttactaccaactgataaatttaaataatctttaccattcagtgataacaagcagttttttttacgtcttaatattttatgatgtatttaaatgagtagttattgttgcaaactccattagaatattttaattgagattagttttggaataagggaaagggggatgtgattaaaaaattgggttcaatttttctcatttgaaatttcataaataaaaagaaaatttcttcaaacatttttttgagaggattaatattcaacagcatattGAATTGCtcttaagagaaaacaaaaattttaagttcattagaacacatttattctgtgtcagaaacctatgctgtgtcaactattaaatcacaatccaaatttagagctgaatccagcttgaatgttgtgtccatacttgccccaaccgttcagggttcaacctctgcggtcgtataaagctacgccctgcggagcatctggttttattagttgttagttgctttgaactagctgtcagataactgtgagtactctcagatctgttcattgtgtctcttagtgtcgggatgtataagtacctggccacgtccacttgtatttttgtccatctgatgagttcagcctttttcaactgatttttatagttcattcttatgttgtactgttataccactgtcacaggttagggggagggttgggatcccgctaacatgtttaaccccgccacattatttatgtatgtgcctgtcccaagtcaggagcctgtaaattcagtggttgtcgtttgttttatgtgttacatatttgtttttcgttaattttttttatataaataaggctgttagttttctcgtttgaattgttttacattgtcttatcagggcctttttttagctgactatgcagtatgggctttgctcattgttgaaggctgtacggtgacctatagtcgtcaatgtctgtgtcattttggtcttttgtggatagttgtctcattggcattcataccacatcttcttttttataatgtatgtgaattatgtttataagaatatttttagccataagTTATTGATCCATGTTATCATTCCTACTCCTTTTGTCATGTTTAAACTATAATtggtttatttgattttgtagggattatacattttgtatagaaTAGGTTAAAACTCAATTAAATTATACTATGTTCAAAATCTATTTGTTATTTAAGTCagcataaacttttttttttatttgtagcaTGGCTACGGTTTACACGAAAAGAGCCACCAACACAAGAGGTAAATATATCAAGATCTCATTGTCTTTTTGTGCTGACACTACAAATATTACAGTAATTTACTTACTTAATACAAGTCATTAAAACATGactgtttatacttttttttttaaataaagcataGTGACTTTGACACAAGCTGTTACTTCTAGATTGATAATgttggaaaattataaaaaaattgcatCCAAAGGATATATTAAAGATGTATACTTGATTAAATCTTGACTTATTGATACTGTGACAGTCTCATGAAGCTGATGCATTCTAAATGAATATAATCAGAGTAATAAGTGTAACTACCTATCCATATAGTCTGCATTCCATTACATCATATTAAGaagtttagttttgttttgaaCATTCAATATGATATTAGcttaatttttacctttttattaatttaaaaggaAATTGATAGAAATTATGTACTGATGATGAGAACCCAACACAGAGCTAAAGAAATTGAAATGAAGGATCAATTGCTAAAGGTAATCAATTAGTCTTTTCTACTGCTTAGTactattttcaatacatttttcTTAGATTGAAATACTTATTAAGAGAAAATTTCAAACTTACATTAAATTTCAGCTTTACAGCTGCAAATATTAACATTGTAAAATgctttttttggcttttttagTTTGAATTGCTATTTAATTGACTTGTTACGTCCCCTTAATAGATCttaatatatttagatatactgCAAGCAGTGTAAAGAATAGATTGATGGGACTTCATAAATCATAGTTATTAtaagtgtttttctttttcaggaaTCAGAAAATCCAGAAGGGGATGGTGTAACAAAGTCAATACAAGGAAAATCAAGTACGATTCTTTTAGAATAGgcaaatttaaatgaatttatttatacagATGTATACTATGGTGAAATCAGTtctcaactttttatttttgcctCATATGAGTTTGGCTTATAGATTGGAGACAGGGATGTCCAACATTTTAAAACTGACATTGTATTGATGACTATCTTGAGACGTATCCTATTTTCCTGTCATCATCCAAGATGAAGATTTCAACAATTATTTGAATCctttcattttattcaaatttgtcaTCTGATAAATTATCAAATCCAATTGACCATATCTTCATACAAAAcaacaattattcaaaatttatcattttacatttttattatcaCAAAACAATACTCTCTTTATAAATTCTCTGAAAAAATCCAAATGTGtcattcaaataaaatgattgatgGATTCTTTCATCTTAAATCTAATTTAATACATCAACAATATATGATACCATACCACTTTGGCACAAATGGTTAAAGCTGATTTAAATAATGGACAGGTATAGGCTAGCCTAATGCTATATCTCCCCCATGCTATAGTCAGATCATTTGTTTTTGAACGTCATACAAATTTGTACTATGCAATAATGCATGCCTTTTTAACCGAAATTGTGACTTCACAAACCATTCTAAATAGCATGAAAACCCATagtacaaagatttatatttaggtctaaaAACTAATGAAATTGCATATGTTCATAAACTCAGATGTCTCATCTTGAGTCGTGGTAATTCCTAGGtccctgtaaaaaaaaaatgagtaatAATTATGAACCTCTGACGATCGTACTTCAATTCTTGGTAACTCAAGTAAAGTTTTATAGTCTTGTGAATGTAAAATTTAAGGTTAAAGtttcaaaataagaattaaaaaaaaaatgaagacttCAAGATCAAATTCAAATCTGATGTTTTTCTTATGTAACcttatcattttcaaaagtaGTTTAAGCtgtgtaaatatatttgtttgtataacaGTTATAAAAATTGATGTTATATGGCATATAAACTAAAGTATCAGTgtttagcaatatttttttcagaagcaATAGTAAATTTTATATGACTAGAGTAAAGagcttttcaaaataaaagattgaAAAGAGTTGGCAATAGAGATGTTATTTGaacaacattatataaaatcaatacAACTATTATGCAtgcttaaatttgaaaattaaaacttttcttCTTCCAGATAAGTTTCCTGTTTATGAAGAATATGACACCCAGCCAGGACGTATGAAGAGATGATGAAGGACAAATATGATTAGACTAAATGTATTctcttgttttaaatatgatgtACATATGATTAAgaataaaactgttttttattgttatccaagcttctgttaaatattctttatatcATTCTGGTTATCAAATATTCTGCCATAGAATCTTAAACAATTGTTAAACAttgatttgaataaaaggaATAAGGTTTAACCTTCATACATTCCATAGCAAAGTACCTTGATTTTGtatacaaatgaatatgaacCCTTGATTTTGTACACAATTGTAAATGTCATGATTTTCCTGATGGCAAACATTTAAGGTATTTTTAGCAGAATCCTTGATGAAATATGTGGAATCAAGTGCTCCTATCATTTTCCACTCAAAAACACTAAAGCCTTACTAGAAAATTGAAGATTTGCACCTCTATCTGTGTGcacattttgtgatttttgaataaatggTATATTTTGTTTCTGCAAATATCTTTACAGAATATAGTTTTCGATATGTTTTTTGTAGTTCATAACTTTGTCAGCAGCAGCATTGtaaacaattttctaaaacaagaggctgCCATCATATAGCCAAGATAAAACagataagtgtttctcgtttttataaaGACTAGTCCGttgattttcctgtttaaatgttttaacactagtaattatttggccctttatagcttgctgcttggtgtgagccaaggatctGTGTTGACTTATGGATTACCATTACATATTGTGACGtggatggagagctgtctccTTGGCACTTATACATCATCTTCTTATATTACATACTAAATATAGTTTTTCTATaactcataataagagagaaattaacattacaaaaaatctgaactttttaaAGTAATCATGTGCATCTGAGCCaagaaaatgaggccaaggacaatagaaatatgacagacaaaaacttcataacataaggcatctataaATCAAAGAATGAAGCATCCAgctcttccaccttctaaaatataaagctttcaCGTAGTTATTAAACGCTGTTGTCTCCTCTGTATCACAATCCCTATGCGACATAAGTACAGGCTTAACAAAAATTGGTAGTGAACAGATATTAACTGCAATAAAGAGTTGTCAGATGGTTTTGAGTATAGCTTCCAAGATAAAAGAGTTAACTTGCACCCCCTAAGGcctatatgttttatttttaaccatgtcAGCCATGTTGGTTTGCAGGTGGGGTCAGGTCCCTGGACACAATTTATATAAGCTAGATACCCCAATGCTGATTGtggccctgtagtttcagaggagatgtTTGTAAAGAATAAGGGATGACAACAACGACAACATACATCAAATAATGCGAAAAAGTTCCCAGTCAATAATCCCTTTGAGCTGAGAGATAATAATGTACTTTAGTCTTTATAATGTGcagatttttatagaaagtaAAAGCACCATTTGAATGTGACTTTGTGGTTATGTTCATTGAATAAAATCTTCTAATTCATTTGACTATACAAGAGACACTTAGTGAAcaaaatcatgataatttattaataatataaatatacatacaaaatgtaccatataaaatgaagaaatgatataaaatgtccCTGATAAAATAACAGTTAGTCTCAATCTGCcttttcagttttctttttagcctttgcaatatttttatctCTTCTAGCTTtccttttttgttctttttcttttgccTCTATCTGCTTTGCAAGATTGTAGGCTAAAATTGCACTTATTAAAAACAATGGAGACAAACACAGCAGAACATAGAACACAAAGTCCCAAGGATTTTTTGCAGCATACTTTAAAATGTCAACTAATGTCTCTCTCCAGTCCCAATCAAACATGATTCTttatacctaaaataaaagaagaaataaatcattattGGTAACAACTATATTCCATCATGcagctaaaaatttatatatacatgtattttttatagtacaTTTCCTTGTGTTGATTTAACTTATTGTAGTGTACAAATGTACTACTGTCAATGCCTTAGTCCAAAttattatgacgtctggcaaggctatgttaattttttatctgggacgccttcctatgACATCGTAGGAAGGCgatcccagaaaaataaaatagccttgtgccagacgtcataattatttggactatcaATGCCTATGaccagggtttccgctggcggtcggtgcgaaaaaatttaaattgtggcgattaaaattcgtcattggcgaaagaatttggcgaaagaaaatatataacgatttattttcagccatcttgtttatttactttttgtcgggtttctctgactttaccgatcagacaatactcagAATTCACCTTGAACCCGTTAAGATTTagacagaaaaacaataatcagctgattgcattcatagctatcgacatcaaaggactaattaataaaggtgttgattgtatgatatgacaaaatgatattgttgaatggcttctgtcacatgtcacaaaagggatttattaaccactttgcgacgcacgtgtttgaagcaaattttttacgcttcctctccttcttttaatgattgtccagaaaagaaaattgttgttatgacgaaaaatgttcaaaagcaagaaCGGTCtcggatttaaaactttatcatttaactttcatttaGGTCATTGATTTGAATGGGAACTTCAAAGTCGTTTCTGTtacacacgtgtttcaagcatattgttttacttatttacgatggtttagaaaagaaaactgtcgttatgaagaaatctattcaaaaagttggcatgagagtaacccttcaatgttatgactacaccttacacgagcgatcaattccaagtgataagatgcttcgttttgttgtaaaaaaacacTTCCTATTTTAGGGGAGGGGGGTGGGGGctggaaaaaaggaaaatttgaaaaaaaatatatatttgtgttacttggcgaaaaaaatgataaagtggcgaaaaatatattgttttggcaaaagaggtggcgaaaaaaattatagacccaggggaaaccctgccTATGACATGTTAATAGATGACTCTATAGTCAACACTATAcaaatgaaatttgtaataaaatattttatctccaagtccacaggcacttgtttctatccattggaagaaccactatcaacgtatatttatgagtaaatatacgttgacatggttgatagttgttcttccaatggatagaaacaagtgcctgtgtccAAGTCCCAAGAGCTCACCAGAAATTCCTGACAGGCAGCATCGTGCCTTCTTTCACTTCAGGGGTACCAACTTTTATAGAGATATGCTAAGTCATAATCATACACATAAATGAACCCTAAGGTCTAACCTAAACAGCTAAAATTGTATATCAAATGTGAAGTGACAGTGTAGTGAGTAAACTGGTGCAAAATGAAAGAAGAAGCAAAAAGCATGGACAAAGAGGACTCCTAGCTTTATACATCTGGTACATTGGACGCGTTTAtcagatattttaattataaattgtcGAACTCCTTACTTATTTTAAGTGTTCCAGTGATTTTAGACTTCTGTTTCGGCTTcgaaatgtcttttttttttattacaggaAGTGTTATGTTGTCTATAATTTTATTCTACGACGGTGCATTCATGGTTATATTCCGGCAAACAATCATGACCGTAGTATCGAGAACCCTAGTTTTATACCCCGATTTGATtttaacagagacatataattgtattatatgtctctgattttaatgataaaataatactACTGTTTTGGACGTATCGAATCGATAATAGTAAACACAAAAGCGTCTACAAtaaatgaatggctattatctattttgaatttgaatttggattatgtaaaatgtgaacttgagtcaaaaattagttttatggttcaataaattcagaGACTTGGCTACGTAATGACATCAGTAGCTCTGAGATCTTCCCTGACGGGTACACTGTATACAGGAAGGATAGATGGGATGGCTATGGG is a genomic window of Mytilus trossulus isolate FHL-02 chromosome 1, PNRI_Mtr1.1.1.hap1, whole genome shotgun sequence containing:
- the LOC134715477 gene encoding NADH dehydrogenase [ubiquinone] 1 alpha subcomplex assembly factor 2-like, whose translation is MSKSTGITSRIFNLVRQSWRKNPTQVTSSKGEDHLGNKYFELPADKAKFGRGRRWVEAKEKVGSDDTLSDIPTEWTSWLRFTRKEPPTQEEIDRNYVLMMRTQHRAKEIEMKDQLLKESENPEGDGVTKSIQGKSNKFPVYEEYDTQPGRMKR